In one window of Desulfovibrio sp. UCD-KL4C DNA:
- a CDS encoding Com family DNA-binding transcriptional regulator, with translation MIDLRCPVCGRLLMKGQIIEVQVKCPKCKKLVKLSCNKE, from the coding sequence GTGATTGATCTTCGTTGCCCTGTGTGCGGCAGGTTACTTATGAAAGGGCAGATTATTGAGGTTCAGGTTAAATGTCCGAAGTGTAAAAAGTTGGTCAAACTTTCCTGCAATAAAGAATAA
- a CDS encoding portal protein, producing the protein MTVSNKNKYESRLKTLRQERSSWEGHWREISDYILPRKGVYDGIIPNDGSRKNNRIIDSTATRALRILAAGLQGGLTSPARPWFRLGLADRDMSKHKSVRDWISNVEAIMYRALARSNFYSCIHSLYTELAGFGTGILYCEPDVDQGIRFRTLTAGEYCLATDAQGRVDTVYREFKMTARQLEKRFGIDALPATVRTSLTSNRDHWYDIIHAVQPRDEFNPRKLDKQNMPFESVFILSGMGNEILSESGFMENPYMAPRWDTSAMDVYGRSPGMDVLSDVKMLMEMSKSQIQAVHLTLRPPMKVPSMYSRRLNLLPGGQNPVEQNQQDAVAPLYQIRPDLAGVSGKIQEVRSAIREGFYNDVFMMMAGSTRKTITASEVAERHEEKLIQLGPVIDRQHTELLDPLIDRVFGILTRAGKLPEPPSCLDGMDIRIDYISILAQAQKMVGTQSIQSLSEFVGRLAGANPEILDKVDMDRAVDEYADLVGVPTGIVRSGDEVEKFRNQRREMQLQQQKMQLGMAAASAGTGIIKDLSQAGFNRSEVVGIAGKAEQIMSTM; encoded by the coding sequence ATGACTGTAAGTAATAAAAATAAATATGAATCTAGGCTTAAAACGCTCAGACAGGAGCGCAGTTCGTGGGAGGGGCATTGGCGGGAAATTAGTGATTATATTCTGCCGCGAAAAGGTGTGTATGATGGTATCATCCCCAATGATGGGAGCAGAAAAAACAATCGAATTATTGATTCTACTGCAACAAGGGCTTTAAGGATTCTTGCAGCAGGTTTGCAAGGAGGACTTACTTCCCCGGCGCGCCCTTGGTTTCGGCTGGGACTTGCTGATCGGGATATGTCCAAGCATAAATCTGTTCGTGACTGGATTTCTAATGTTGAAGCTATCATGTATCGTGCATTGGCACGTAGTAATTTTTACTCGTGCATACATTCACTTTATACGGAACTTGCAGGATTCGGAACAGGAATACTTTACTGTGAACCTGATGTTGATCAAGGGATAAGATTTCGTACTTTGACGGCCGGAGAATATTGCCTTGCAACCGATGCGCAGGGACGAGTTGATACTGTTTACCGTGAATTCAAAATGACCGCGCGTCAGCTTGAAAAAAGGTTTGGTATTGATGCTCTTCCTGCAACGGTGCGTACAAGTTTAACCAGTAATCGTGATCATTGGTATGATATTATTCATGCGGTTCAACCGCGTGATGAATTTAATCCCAGAAAACTTGATAAGCAGAATATGCCGTTTGAATCTGTGTTTATCCTTAGCGGCATGGGGAATGAAATACTTTCTGAAAGCGGGTTCATGGAAAATCCTTACATGGCACCGCGTTGGGATACTTCGGCAATGGATGTGTATGGCAGGTCTCCGGGAATGGATGTTCTATCAGACGTTAAAATGCTGATGGAAATGAGTAAAAGTCAGATTCAGGCAGTACATTTGACCCTGCGACCGCCGATGAAAGTGCCTTCCATGTATTCACGACGACTTAATCTTCTTCCTGGAGGGCAAAACCCTGTTGAGCAGAATCAGCAGGATGCTGTTGCTCCTCTTTATCAGATCCGCCCTGATCTTGCCGGAGTAAGTGGTAAAATTCAGGAAGTCAGGTCTGCTATTCGTGAAGGATTTTATAATGATGTTTTTATGATGATGGCTGGTTCAACCCGTAAAACTATTACAGCTTCAGAAGTTGCCGAACGGCATGAAGAAAAGCTTATTCAGCTAGGGCCGGTTATTGATCGCCAGCATACAGAACTTCTCGATCCTCTTATTGATAGGGTCTTCGGGATATTAACCCGTGCGGGGAAATTACCGGAACCTCCATCATGTCTTGACGGTATGGATATACGGATCGATTATATTTCAATTCTTGCTCAGGCTCAGAAAATGGTCGGGACTCAGTCAATTCAGTCACTATCTGAATTTGTAGGAAGACTTGCCGGAGCGAATCCTGAGATCTTAGATAAAGTTGATATGGATCGCGCTGTTGATGAATATGCGGATTTGGTAGGTGTACCGACGGGTATTGTCCGTTCCGGTGATGAAGTAGAAAAGTTTAGGAATCAAAGAAGAGAGATGCAACTTCAGCAGCAGAAGATGCAACTAGGTATGGCGGCTGCTTCTGCCGGAACAGGTATAATTAAAGATTTGTCGCAGGCAGGATTTAATCGTAGCGAGGTTGTGGGGATTGCCGGAAAAGCAGAGCAGATTATGAGTACAATGTAA
- a CDS encoding ABC transporter permease, with product MSTLKLFSFKRFMAITGKEFIQMRRDRLTFAMMIAIPVIQLLLFGYAINSDPRHLPLAILSGDNTQYSRAIVSGMQTSTYFDVNKFINSRAEANRLLELGEVQFVLTIPEQFGQKIERGERPTLLLEADATDPMATGNAVNSMKEIVHRAMEQELKGSLSYLLPKDPPVNMLIHADYNPEAISQYNIVPGLMGVILTMTLSMITSLAITRERERGTMENLLTTPVRPLEVMLGKIIPYVLVGYIQVILIMLASIFLFNVPINGNPVIIFLYSSFFIAANLTVGVTISTIAKNQLQAVQMSIFFFLPSLLLSGFMFPFRGMPQWAQTLGSFLPLTHYLRLVRGVLLKGSGWIESAHHLWPIIIFWLVILVVGLKRYKQTLD from the coding sequence ATGAGCACCCTTAAATTATTCTCTTTTAAAAGGTTCATGGCCATTACTGGAAAAGAATTCATACAAATGCGTCGTGACAGGCTAACCTTCGCCATGATGATCGCTATTCCGGTCATTCAATTGCTTCTTTTCGGATATGCAATAAATTCTGATCCACGACACCTACCGTTAGCCATACTCTCCGGTGATAACACTCAGTATTCGCGCGCCATAGTCTCCGGCATGCAGACAAGTACATATTTTGATGTGAATAAATTTATAAATTCCAGAGCTGAAGCAAATAGATTACTCGAACTTGGTGAAGTACAATTTGTTTTGACAATCCCTGAGCAGTTCGGACAGAAAATCGAACGAGGGGAACGCCCTACTCTTTTGCTTGAAGCAGATGCAACAGACCCGATGGCTACGGGTAATGCGGTAAATTCCATGAAAGAAATAGTGCATAGAGCTATGGAGCAAGAACTAAAAGGTTCACTTAGCTATCTTCTGCCCAAAGATCCTCCCGTAAACATGCTAATTCATGCTGATTACAACCCCGAAGCCATCAGCCAATATAATATTGTCCCGGGCCTCATGGGGGTCATCCTGACCATGACTCTTTCCATGATAACATCTCTTGCAATAACAAGGGAACGGGAACGTGGAACAATGGAAAATCTGCTGACGACTCCCGTACGCCCGCTTGAAGTAATGCTTGGAAAAATTATTCCATATGTCTTAGTCGGTTATATTCAAGTAATATTGATTATGCTTGCTTCTATCTTTCTGTTCAATGTCCCGATTAACGGCAATCCTGTAATCATATTTTTGTATTCATCATTCTTCATTGCCGCAAATCTGACAGTAGGAGTTACAATATCAACTATTGCTAAAAATCAGCTTCAAGCCGTGCAAATGTCCATATTCTTTTTCCTGCCGTCACTATTGCTGTCAGGATTTATGTTTCCGTTCAGAGGTATGCCGCAATGGGCGCAGACACTAGGATCATTTCTGCCGCTTACCCACTATTTAAGATTAGTACGCGGAGTTCTGCTTAAAGGCAGCGGGTGGATAGAATCAGCACACCACCTGTGGCCTATAATTATTTTCTGGCTGGTAATTCTTGTGGTAGGACTAAAAAGATATAAGCAAACTCTTGATTAG
- a CDS encoding ABC transporter ATP-binding protein, which translates to MDDQTIINVTGVTKIFGKKTVVNALDMNVKKGEIFGFLGPNGSGKTTFIRMLCGLLKPDAGSGTCLGYDILTESDLIKPKVGYMAQKFSLYGDLTVRENLEFLARAYQLPNRSKLIDEAIERMGLGRFEKQLADSLSGGWKQRLALTGCTLHSPKLLLLDEPTAGVDPSARRDFWDEVHNLAAQGITALISTHYMDEAERCHRLAYIAYGNLLVKGTLEELIENSGLHTWTLKGPRLAEMTPLLRTTDGIDQVVAFGNTLHISGRNKAKIENGIKAVAGPENSFNPSETSLEEVFIDLMRGKTP; encoded by the coding sequence ATGGATGATCAGACCATCATAAACGTAACAGGCGTAACCAAAATATTTGGGAAAAAAACGGTTGTTAACGCACTGGATATGAACGTCAAAAAAGGCGAGATATTCGGTTTTTTAGGCCCGAATGGATCAGGTAAAACAACGTTTATTCGTATGCTTTGCGGTCTACTTAAACCTGATGCCGGTTCCGGTACATGCCTAGGATATGACATTTTAACAGAGTCAGATCTTATAAAACCCAAGGTTGGATACATGGCTCAAAAATTCAGCCTGTATGGTGACCTCACTGTACGTGAAAACCTTGAATTTCTAGCAAGAGCTTATCAACTACCAAACCGCAGCAAACTGATTGATGAAGCGATAGAACGCATGGGACTGGGACGATTCGAAAAGCAGCTTGCAGACAGCCTTTCCGGTGGCTGGAAACAGCGACTTGCTTTAACCGGATGCACACTGCATAGCCCAAAGCTACTACTTCTTGATGAACCCACCGCAGGTGTCGACCCATCAGCAAGGCGAGATTTTTGGGATGAAGTACATAACTTAGCGGCCCAAGGAATTACAGCATTGATAAGCACTCATTATATGGATGAGGCTGAACGCTGCCACAGACTAGCCTACATTGCTTATGGAAACCTTTTAGTTAAAGGAACCCTCGAAGAACTCATTGAAAATTCCGGCCTGCATACTTGGACTCTAAAAGGTCCAAGACTTGCCGAAATGACTCCCCTTCTTCGTACTACAGACGGAATTGATCAAGTCGTTGCCTTTGGTAATACGCTACACATAAGCGGAAGAAATAAAGCAAAAATAGAAAACGGAATTAAGGCTGTTGCAGGACCGGAGAACAGTTTCAACCCGTCTGAAACAAGTTTGGAAGAAGTCTTCATCGATCTTATGAGAGGAAAAACGCCATGA
- a CDS encoding HlyD family efflux transporter periplasmic adaptor subunit → MKKTEQRTALTILTLTVCLLVSACTDNEDYLWQGYVEGDFVYVSSPLGGQLEEVNVKKGQQVTANQTLFTLERKYEKAGIDEAYENLDKAISDLANKRKGSRPSEIASIKARLKKAKAAESLAATDYKRRADLYRSRTISEEERDKSRSDYQQATQQVNQISSELVTATLGARSDEINAAESAVDAAKARLAQARWNYDQKEQLAPRSGIIFDTIRYKGEWVPAGNPVLSILPPENRKVKFYVPEPIVGEFSLGEELLLNYDGLKEPIKIKLNYISPKSEYTPPVIYSSQSRAKLVFMLEAYPALNDALRLKPGQPVDVSRDIKYFGHNAGIIDTIKSFFRGKNG, encoded by the coding sequence CTGCACTGACAATGAAGATTACCTTTGGCAAGGCTATGTTGAGGGTGATTTTGTCTATGTGTCATCCCCGCTCGGCGGACAGCTTGAGGAGGTAAACGTAAAAAAAGGGCAACAAGTAACAGCAAATCAAACTCTATTCACACTTGAAAGAAAGTATGAAAAAGCAGGAATTGATGAAGCCTATGAAAATTTGGATAAGGCTATTAGTGATCTTGCAAACAAACGAAAAGGAAGTAGACCTTCCGAAATAGCTTCAATCAAAGCTAGGCTAAAAAAAGCAAAGGCGGCAGAGTCTCTAGCAGCCACAGATTATAAACGTAGAGCAGACCTTTATAGATCAAGGACAATATCCGAAGAAGAAAGGGATAAATCCCGCTCAGATTATCAGCAGGCAACTCAGCAGGTAAATCAAATATCATCTGAGCTTGTTACCGCGACTCTCGGGGCACGCTCTGACGAGATTAATGCTGCAGAATCCGCAGTTGATGCAGCAAAAGCGAGACTTGCTCAAGCTCGGTGGAATTACGATCAAAAAGAACAGCTTGCTCCACGATCAGGAATAATCTTCGACACTATTCGATATAAAGGTGAATGGGTTCCGGCAGGAAATCCAGTGCTTTCAATATTGCCACCTGAAAATCGCAAAGTAAAATTCTATGTTCCTGAACCGATTGTCGGAGAATTTTCCCTAGGCGAAGAATTACTCCTTAACTATGACGGATTAAAAGAACCCATCAAAATTAAACTGAACTACATTTCACCTAAATCAGAATATACTCCGCCGGTTATTTATTCCAGCCAGAGCAGAGCAAAACTGGTTTTCATGCTGGAAGCTTACCCTGCTCTAAATGATGCGCTACGCCTTAAACCTGGACAACCTGTAGATGTCAGTCGGGATATCAAATATTTTGGACATAACGCCGGAATAATTGATACCATAAAGTCTTTCTTCCGAGGCAAGAATGGATGA